The following coding sequences lie in one Rutidosis leptorrhynchoides isolate AG116_Rl617_1_P2 chromosome 4, CSIRO_AGI_Rlap_v1, whole genome shotgun sequence genomic window:
- the LOC139842348 gene encoding uncharacterized protein gives MKILSLNVRGFGFGKESKFGDVRKLCIVERPSIFALQESKCHAKDDSWFFGLWGSKDCSFSQKEMVGKSGGQIIIWDKNIFEVNSELISEFFIAIWGKWKNSGHESIIIHAYGPHDDLNEKRMWESLDMLLGSTGVSWLICEDFNEVRDCSERLNCEFVENRAKMFNDFIDRNMLVDIPMGGRKFTRVSDDGVKMSKLDRFIVTSDFLSLWTDLKVIALNRKVSDHCPIMMSDDEVNFGPKPFKIFDEWLLVDGIGDVIAESWKGMMEGNRKDCVFRNKLKRLKGDLKEWSKSHFGNLDVEIENAKKVVMELELKAESGFLSVEDHENWSASRKTWLEKEKVKTGMLRQKARVRWMTDGDENSKYFHNSL, from the coding sequence ATGAAGATTTTGTCATTAAATGTTCGTGGGTTTGGGTTCGGGAAAGAAAGTAAATTTGGTGATGTGCGTAAATTATGTATTGTGGAAAGACCTTCCATTTTCGCACTTCAAGAATCAAAATGTCATGCTAAAGACGATAGTTGGTTTTTTGGGCTTTGGGGATCCAAGGATTGTAGTTTTTCTCAAAAAGAAATGGTCGGTAAATCGGGTGGTCAAATTATTATTTGGGACAAAAATATTTTCGAGGTGAATAGTGAGCTTATAAGTGAGTTTTTTATTGCAATTTGGGGTAAATGGAAAAACTCGGGCCATGAATCTATCATTATACATGCATATGGACCGCATGATGATTTGAATGAAAAAAGGATGTGGGAATCTCTTGATATGTTGCTAGGTAGTACCGGGGTTTCTTGGCTTATTTGTGAAGACTTTAATGAAGTTAGGGATTGTTCAGAAAGATTAAATTGTGAATTTGTTGAAAACCGGGCCAAAATGTTCAATGACTTCATCGATAGAAATATGCTAGTTGATATTCCAATGGGGGGAAGGAAATTCACTAGAGTTAGTGATGATGGAGTTAAGATGAGCAAGTTAGATAGATTTATTGTAACGAGTGACTTCCTAAGTTTGTGGACGGATTTAAAGGTCATTGCTTTAAATAGAAaggtttcggatcattgtcctattaTGATGTCGGATGATGAAGTCAATTTTGGACCTAAACCGTTTAAAATCTTTGATGAATGGCTGTTAGTGGATGGTATTGGAGATGTAATTGCCGAATCCTGGAAAGGTATGATGGAAGGTAATCGAAAAGATTGTGTTTTCCGTAACAAGCTAAAAAGGTTAAAAGGGGATCTTAAAGAGTGGAGCAAATCTCATTTTGGGAATCTTGATGTAGAAATTGAAAATGCAAAAAAGGTGGTGATGGAACTTGAACTCAAAGCGGAATCGGGTTTTTTAAGTGTTGAGGATCACGAGAATTGGAGTGCATCGAGAAAAACTTGGCTAGAAAAGGAAAAGGTAAAAACTGGAATGTTGAGACAAAAAGCACGGGTACGTTGGATGACCGATGGTGATGAAAACTCAAAATATTTTCACAACTCACTATGA